One window of Paenibacillus sp. FSL K6-3182 genomic DNA carries:
- a CDS encoding FtsQ-type POTRA domain-containing protein, producing MSAQMPVLKEPPKKRMGSRKLLTILILLFVALLAVLFFNSSISKISEIQIEGTRFVTREEIGKAAAILVGDAFFRTSSSTIEDRIVTLPQIKGAKVTKVFPGVVKIHVEEFPVVAFELSKQGEMTALLTNGTTVEADSDEMQLVDKPVLSGWADGDPVKAQLTKQLAKISTKQLSDLSEILPFPSTAYPDRILMYTRTKFEVVTAVSVLPEKIEALNAVIETQEPGKITMLLADTYVPFVSESPENIDSE from the coding sequence ATGAGTGCACAGATGCCAGTACTTAAGGAACCACCGAAAAAAAGAATGGGCAGTCGGAAGCTGTTGACCATACTTATATTATTGTTTGTGGCGCTTTTGGCTGTATTATTTTTTAATTCCTCTATTAGCAAAATATCAGAAATCCAAATTGAAGGAACTAGATTCGTAACCAGAGAAGAAATAGGCAAGGCAGCTGCTATTTTGGTTGGCGATGCTTTTTTTCGAACTTCGTCTTCTACTATAGAAGATAGAATTGTCACATTGCCACAAATTAAAGGGGCTAAGGTTACGAAGGTATTTCCAGGTGTGGTGAAGATTCATGTAGAGGAGTTTCCTGTTGTTGCATTCGAGCTTTCCAAGCAAGGGGAAATGACAGCGTTATTGACAAATGGAACGACAGTTGAGGCTGACAGCGATGAAATGCAGCTTGTGGACAAGCCTGTATTGTCAGGCTGGGCAGATGGAGATCCCGTAAAAGCACAGCTCACGAAGCAGCTTGCAAAAATATCGACGAAGCAGCTCTCCGACCTGTCTGAGATTTTACCATTTCCGTCAACCGCTTATCCCGATCGGATTCTGATGTACACTCGCACAAAATTTGAAGTGGTAACAGCGGTGTCGGTTCTTCCAGAGAAGATTGAAGCGTTGAATGCAGTAATCGAGACCCAAGAGCCAGGTAAGATCACGATGCTTCTGGCGGATACATATGTGCCTTTCGTAAGTGAGAGTCCAGAAAATATAGATTCTGAGTAA
- the ftsZ gene encoding cell division protein FtsZ, whose protein sequence is MLEFDFELEQLAQIKVIGVGGGGSNAVNRMIENGVKGVEFITVNTDAQALHLAKSEHKLQIGDKLTRGLGAGANPDVGSKAAEESREIIMNQLKGSDMVFVTAGMGGGTGTGAAPVIAEIARECGALTVGVVTRPFTFEGRKRAGQAELGIEALKEKVDTLIVIPNDRLLEIVDKKTPMLEAFREADNVLRQAVQGISDLIQVPGLINLDFADVKTIMTERGSALMGIGIATGENRAAEAARKAIMSPLLETSIDGARGVIMNITGGSNLSLYEVNEAAEIVISASDPDVNMIFGAIIDEDLKDEIKVTVIATGFEHKSPAARRVPQQQPEAVDTRQQGSSNAVKPFGASNTSSDQLEIPAFLRNRPRNNDR, encoded by the coding sequence ATGTTGGAATTCGACTTTGAGCTTGAGCAGCTTGCTCAAATAAAAGTAATAGGTGTTGGCGGTGGCGGTAGCAATGCCGTTAACCGAATGATAGAAAATGGTGTTAAAGGCGTGGAGTTTATTACGGTAAACACCGACGCTCAGGCGCTGCATTTGGCTAAATCCGAGCATAAGCTGCAAATCGGCGATAAGCTTACGCGTGGACTTGGTGCGGGTGCCAATCCTGATGTAGGCAGCAAGGCTGCCGAGGAATCTCGCGAAATTATTATGAACCAGCTTAAAGGCTCGGACATGGTATTCGTGACAGCAGGAATGGGCGGCGGTACGGGAACGGGAGCAGCTCCGGTTATTGCCGAAATCGCTCGCGAATGCGGCGCACTCACTGTAGGGGTTGTTACTCGGCCTTTTACCTTTGAAGGACGCAAGCGTGCTGGACAAGCTGAGCTTGGGATTGAAGCACTTAAAGAAAAAGTAGATACGCTTATTGTCATTCCTAATGACCGTTTGCTTGAGATTGTAGACAAAAAGACACCAATGCTGGAAGCTTTCCGTGAAGCGGATAACGTGCTCCGTCAAGCCGTTCAAGGCATCTCGGACCTTATTCAAGTACCAGGCCTAATCAACCTTGACTTTGCAGACGTAAAAACGATTATGACAGAACGCGGCTCCGCTTTGATGGGTATCGGTATTGCTACTGGCGAGAACCGTGCTGCTGAAGCAGCGAGAAAAGCGATTATGAGCCCGCTGCTTGAAACGTCAATTGACGGCGCTCGCGGTGTTATTATGAACATTACTGGCGGCAGCAACCTTTCACTCTATGAAGTGAATGAAGCAGCTGAAATCGTCATTTCAGCATCTGATCCAGATGTGAACATGATCTTTGGTGCGATCATCGATGAAGATCTGAAGGACGAAATTAAAGTAACCGTTATAGCAACGGGCTTCGAGCACAAGTCACCAGCTGCGCGTCGTGTTCCACAACAGCAGCCAGAAGCAGTTGATACAAGGCAACAGGGCAGCTCCAATGCAGTTAAGCCTTTTGGAGCTAGCAACACTTCAAGCGACCAGCTTGAAATTCCAGCATTTTTGCGCAATCGCCCTCGCAACAACGATCGTTAG
- the murB gene encoding UDP-N-acetylmuramate dehydrogenase, with the protein MEAFKAELEQANLGEVLYYEPLSNYTTWKIGGLADILILPSSKDELVSAVRLVQKHQIPWTNLGRGSNMLVSDKGIRGVVIKPHRGLDYLRFEGSTAIAGASYSLIKLSVMAGKQGLTGLEFAGGIPGTVGGAVYMNAGAHGSDVSRIFKSADIVLETGELVRYDREAMNFAYRHSILHEQKGIVIEAAFELAEGDRQEVLARMASYKERRLRTQPLQLACAGSVFRNPPNDYAARLIQEAGLKGESLGGAQVSKQHANFIVNTGQATAEDVLALMTHIKSTVQDRYGILLVPEVLVVGER; encoded by the coding sequence ATGGAAGCTTTTAAAGCGGAATTGGAACAAGCTAATCTTGGCGAAGTTTTGTACTACGAACCGCTATCGAACTATACAACTTGGAAAATCGGCGGTCTCGCTGATATCTTAATCCTCCCTAGCAGCAAAGATGAATTGGTATCGGCGGTACGTTTGGTGCAAAAACATCAAATACCCTGGACTAATTTAGGCAGAGGCTCGAACATGCTGGTAAGTGATAAAGGGATTCGCGGCGTTGTAATAAAACCGCACAGAGGGCTCGATTACTTGCGTTTTGAAGGATCGACAGCAATAGCCGGTGCTTCATATTCTTTAATTAAGCTATCAGTCATGGCTGGGAAACAAGGTCTGACCGGACTTGAATTCGCGGGGGGAATCCCAGGTACGGTAGGCGGAGCCGTTTATATGAATGCTGGCGCGCATGGATCAGATGTGTCACGTATTTTTAAGTCAGCTGATATTGTACTGGAAACAGGAGAATTGGTTCGCTACGATCGTGAGGCTATGAACTTCGCTTACCGCCATTCCATACTTCACGAGCAAAAGGGCATTGTCATTGAAGCCGCCTTTGAGCTGGCAGAAGGGGATAGGCAGGAAGTACTCGCTAGGATGGCCTCCTACAAAGAGAGAAGATTGAGAACGCAGCCTTTGCAGCTTGCCTGTGCAGGCAGCGTATTTCGCAATCCGCCTAATGATTATGCCGCTAGACTCATTCAAGAGGCTGGATTAAAGGGTGAAAGCCTCGGAGGAGCGCAAGTATCGAAGCAGCACGCCAATTTTATTGTGAATACCGGGCAAGCAACAGCTGAAGACGTTCTCGCCCTCATGACTCATATAAAAAGCACTGTTCAGGACCGCTATGGCATCCTGTTGGTGCCGGAAGTATTGGTGGTGGGTGAGCGGTAA
- the murF gene encoding UDP-N-acetylmuramoyl-tripeptide--D-alanyl-D-alanine ligase, with amino-acid sequence MIKRTIKQIAEMSGARWNGNHAELNITGVTTDSRQAAAGQLFVPIVGEHFDGHAYLEQAIANGAVAALWQKGREVPASLEGVPLLIVGDTLVALQRLATAYRSELVTRVVGITGSNGKTTTKDMAAAILGTTYKVHKTEGNLNNHIGLPLTVLRLEEDTEVAVLEMGMSGFGEIELLTKIAQPDAAIITNIGDAHMLQLGSRAGIAKAKLEIALGLSEDGLLLYNGDEPLLEAELERSILPAGIVRRKFGLSKQNEWSASEISIESEATTFTAIYNGTASGLGTVRIPVPGQHNVSNALAAIAIGRFFGVPAAKIAEGLSHLKLTGMRIQPVRAFNGTMLLNDAYNANPTAVRAAIDLVEQLDGYSRKWIVLGDMLELGPEEQTLHFEVGAYITPSKADAVLTFGPLAKHIAEGVKSQFPNAGANDVIKHFEDKNELTLWLREQMQPTDIVLIKGSRGMQMEQIVQALEVG; translated from the coding sequence GTGATTAAACGTACTATTAAACAAATTGCCGAAATGAGCGGCGCTAGATGGAATGGAAATCATGCAGAGCTTAACATAACAGGAGTAACAACTGACTCGCGGCAGGCTGCTGCGGGCCAGTTGTTCGTTCCGATCGTAGGCGAGCATTTTGACGGGCATGCCTATTTGGAGCAAGCTATTGCAAATGGAGCGGTTGCTGCGCTTTGGCAGAAAGGCCGCGAGGTTCCAGCATCTCTTGAGGGAGTGCCGCTTCTTATTGTTGGGGATACGCTGGTTGCATTGCAGCGCCTTGCAACAGCTTATCGCAGTGAACTTGTCACTCGTGTTGTTGGCATTACAGGCAGCAATGGCAAAACAACGACAAAGGATATGGCAGCTGCTATTCTCGGCACAACTTATAAAGTGCATAAGACTGAAGGCAATTTGAACAATCACATCGGCTTGCCTCTGACGGTGCTGAGGCTTGAAGAGGACACGGAAGTAGCCGTGCTCGAAATGGGAATGAGCGGCTTCGGCGAGATCGAGCTGCTGACGAAGATTGCACAGCCTGATGCCGCAATTATTACAAATATCGGCGACGCGCATATGCTTCAGCTCGGCTCAAGAGCCGGTATTGCGAAGGCAAAGCTTGAAATAGCACTCGGGCTTAGCGAGGATGGTTTGCTGCTCTACAATGGCGATGAGCCACTTCTTGAAGCAGAGCTTGAGCGTTCAATACTTCCAGCAGGCATCGTACGCCGTAAATTTGGGTTATCGAAGCAAAATGAATGGTCAGCATCTGAAATCAGCATTGAATCGGAAGCGACGACCTTTACTGCTATTTATAATGGAACTGCCAGTGGCCTCGGAACTGTTCGAATTCCTGTTCCAGGGCAGCATAATGTCAGCAATGCGCTCGCTGCAATAGCGATTGGCCGCTTCTTCGGAGTTCCAGCTGCAAAAATTGCTGAAGGTCTAAGCCATCTTAAGCTGACAGGCATGCGCATTCAGCCTGTTCGCGCGTTTAATGGCACTATGTTATTGAACGATGCTTATAATGCCAATCCGACTGCCGTTCGTGCGGCGATTGATCTGGTAGAGCAACTGGACGGCTATAGCCGCAAATGGATCGTGCTTGGCGATATGCTTGAGCTCGGGCCAGAGGAGCAGACGCTTCATTTTGAAGTAGGTGCATATATAACGCCAAGCAAGGCGGATGCGGTTCTTACCTTCGGACCTTTGGCAAAACATATTGCTGAGGGCGTGAAGTCGCAATTTCCTAACGCAGGCGCGAATGATGTGATTAAACATTTCGAAGATAAAAATGAGCTGACGCTGTGGCTGAGGGAGCAAATGCAGCCAACGGACATCGTGCTCATAAAAGGTTCACGCGGCATGCAGATGGAACAGATTGTCCAAGCATTGGAAGTGGGGTGA
- the ftsA gene encoding cell division protein FtsA, translating to MSSNDIIVSLDIGTSKVRAIIGEVNNGAINIIGVGSADSEGIRKGAIVDIDQTVQSIRNAVEHAERMVGIQISDVYVGIQGNHIALQTNRGVVAVSNEDREIGEEDIERVLQAAKVVALPPEREIINLVPKQYLVDGLEGISDPRGMIGVRLEVEATIVTGTKTAIHNLMRCVEKAGLRISGVILLSLASGVVSLTKDEKSIGTVLTDIGAGSCTIAIYDQGGLAATSTLPIGGEYVTNDIAYGLRTQSEQAEKIKLKYGCSNVLDAAEDVKFKVARMGSNVEKEFSQVDLASIIEPRMQEIFHLVRQEVRRLGYGDKVNGYVLTGGTVSMPGTLALAQAELESSVRIALPDYIGVRDPAYSSGVGMIQYVSKYMGARGTGAVKKTASRKASPTPSTKPGMFERIKSMFNEFI from the coding sequence ATGAGCAGCAACGACATCATCGTCAGTTTGGACATCGGTACATCCAAAGTTCGTGCTATTATTGGTGAAGTGAATAATGGAGCCATTAATATTATTGGAGTTGGATCTGCCGACTCAGAGGGTATTCGCAAAGGAGCAATAGTAGATATTGACCAGACTGTGCAATCGATCCGTAATGCCGTAGAGCATGCGGAGCGCATGGTAGGCATTCAAATATCAGACGTATATGTTGGTATTCAAGGCAATCATATTGCTTTGCAAACCAATAGAGGCGTCGTTGCAGTATCCAATGAGGACCGTGAAATTGGTGAAGAAGATATTGAACGAGTATTACAAGCTGCTAAAGTAGTGGCGCTCCCTCCAGAGCGTGAAATCATTAACTTGGTTCCAAAGCAGTATCTAGTAGACGGCTTGGAAGGTATTTCCGATCCGCGCGGTATGATTGGCGTTCGCCTTGAGGTTGAGGCGACGATCGTCACGGGGACGAAGACTGCTATACATAACCTTATGCGTTGTGTAGAGAAAGCAGGCCTTCGTATTTCTGGTGTCATTTTGTTATCACTCGCTTCAGGCGTGGTTTCGCTCACCAAAGATGAGAAATCGATAGGGACAGTTCTTACTGACATAGGAGCAGGATCATGTACGATTGCCATTTATGATCAAGGCGGCCTAGCTGCTACGTCAACGCTTCCAATTGGTGGCGAATATGTAACAAATGATATAGCTTATGGTTTGCGCACGCAAAGTGAGCAAGCTGAGAAAATCAAACTTAAATATGGCTGTTCTAATGTATTGGATGCTGCTGAAGATGTGAAGTTTAAAGTAGCACGAATGGGCAGCAATGTGGAAAAAGAGTTTTCACAGGTTGATCTTGCTAGTATAATTGAGCCTCGCATGCAAGAGATTTTCCATTTAGTTCGTCAAGAGGTACGTCGACTTGGTTATGGAGACAAGGTTAACGGTTATGTGTTGACCGGTGGCACTGTATCGATGCCAGGAACACTCGCTTTGGCCCAGGCAGAGCTTGAGTCTTCCGTCCGAATTGCACTCCCTGATTATATTGGTGTAAGAGACCCGGCGTATAGCAGCGGCGTTGGCATGATTCAATATGTGTCAAAATATATGGGAGCTCGCGGAACTGGAGCAGTGAAGAAAACGGCAAGCCGCAAAGCAAGTCCAACACCTTCTACTAAACCCGGTATGTTCGAGCGGATTAAAAGTATGTTTAATGAATTTATTTGA
- the murA gene encoding UDP-N-acetylglucosamine 1-carboxyvinyltransferase, whose product MDKLVIEGGKPLSGTIVIQGAKNAALPILAASLLAEGTTTIDHVPDLLDIDVMLNILRELGCRAEHTGGTVVLDTETAHTSHVPESLMRQMRSSIFLMGPLLARFGETQVYQPGGCAIGERKIDLHLEGLQALGAEIEELGNRIICRAEKLRGADIHLSFPSVGATENIMMAAALAEGRTTISNAAREPEIQDLQGFLNAMGAKIMGAGTDTITIDGVQSLTPCRYKVIPDRIVAGTIMVAAAATRGQVTLQNTQPAHLSSLIHVLRRAGVQIVVDDDIIKVGSATRPRAVERIVTSPYPAFPTDLQSQVMVLLTLADGVSVLKETIFEGRLKHVDELSRMGADIRVDMNAAFIRGVPRLYGATVEATDLRAGAALVIAGLAAQGRTVVEQIHHIDRGYEKIETMLSRLGARISRYSPVPNN is encoded by the coding sequence TTGGACAAATTGGTGATTGAAGGTGGGAAACCTCTCTCAGGAACCATAGTTATCCAAGGAGCGAAAAATGCCGCTTTGCCGATTCTGGCTGCCAGTCTATTGGCCGAAGGCACAACAACGATAGATCATGTGCCTGATTTGCTAGATATCGATGTCATGCTGAACATTTTGCGCGAATTAGGATGCCGCGCCGAGCATACGGGAGGAACTGTGGTGCTGGACACTGAGACTGCACATACATCCCACGTGCCGGAATCGTTAATGAGACAGATGCGATCTTCTATTTTTTTAATGGGGCCTTTGCTTGCTAGATTTGGGGAAACTCAGGTTTATCAACCAGGTGGATGTGCAATCGGTGAGCGGAAAATTGATCTTCATTTAGAAGGTCTTCAGGCTCTGGGTGCAGAAATAGAAGAATTGGGTAACCGGATCATATGCCGTGCCGAGAAACTAAGGGGAGCGGATATTCACTTAAGCTTTCCAAGTGTCGGCGCAACAGAGAATATTATGATGGCCGCTGCTTTGGCAGAAGGCCGAACCACAATAAGCAATGCTGCAAGGGAACCGGAAATTCAAGACTTGCAAGGCTTTTTAAATGCAATGGGCGCTAAAATAATGGGAGCCGGAACCGATACGATAACGATAGATGGGGTACAGTCGCTAACACCTTGTCGTTATAAAGTGATTCCGGATCGTATTGTAGCAGGGACCATCATGGTAGCCGCCGCTGCAACACGCGGTCAAGTCACGCTCCAAAATACGCAGCCAGCCCATTTATCTTCCTTGATTCATGTTCTGCGCCGGGCAGGTGTTCAAATTGTTGTCGACGATGATATAATTAAAGTTGGCAGTGCAACAAGGCCTAGAGCGGTTGAAAGAATCGTAACCTCTCCATACCCGGCTTTTCCTACCGATTTGCAGTCTCAGGTTATGGTGCTGCTTACGCTTGCAGATGGTGTGAGCGTATTGAAAGAAACGATTTTTGAAGGCAGATTAAAGCATGTGGATGAACTGTCACGTATGGGTGCAGACATTCGCGTAGACATGAATGCGGCATTCATTCGCGGCGTGCCAAGGCTTTATGGAGCGACGGTGGAAGCAACGGATTTGAGAGCGGGTGCCGCCCTTGTCATAGCTGGTTTAGCAGCGCAAGGAAGGACGGTCGTTGAGCAAATTCATCACATCGATCGAGGCTACGAAAAAATCGAAACGATGCTGTCTAGGCTGGGTGCGCGGATTTCGCGTTATTCGCCAGTGCCTAATAACTAA
- the spoVE gene encoding stage V sporulation protein E codes for MAKARSAPDIWMLTAIGLILAIGLIMVYSASAVLAFHEFGDRFYYVKRQVLFAGLGIGALLFTMNTHYTVWKKWAPMALLVCFGLLLLVLIPGVGVVRGGARSWLGISSFGIQPSEFMKLAMILFLAKWLSEKQQTITQFTKGLMPPLGLVGLAFGLIMLQPDLGTGAVMVGASLILIFTAGARLSHLGGLALIGVAGFVGLIIAAPYRLKRITNFLDPWADPLGGGYQIIQSLYAIGPGGLVGLGLGMSRQKFSYLPEPQTDFIFSILAEELGFIGGVTLILLFLVVIWRGIRAAIAATDTFGSLLAVGITGIIGVQVLINIGVVIGMMPVTGITLPLVSYGGSSLTLLLTALGILLNISRYSR; via the coding sequence ATGGCCAAAGCGCGTTCTGCCCCGGATATTTGGATGCTGACTGCAATTGGGCTCATTCTCGCTATCGGGTTGATTATGGTGTACAGCGCTAGCGCAGTGCTTGCTTTTCATGAATTCGGTGATCGTTTTTACTATGTAAAGCGTCAGGTGCTATTTGCTGGACTCGGTATAGGCGCGTTGTTGTTTACAATGAATACGCATTATACGGTTTGGAAAAAGTGGGCGCCAATGGCTTTATTGGTTTGCTTCGGCCTTCTTCTGCTCGTGCTGATCCCTGGTGTCGGCGTCGTTCGCGGCGGCGCACGCAGCTGGCTTGGCATTAGCTCCTTCGGTATCCAGCCTTCTGAATTTATGAAGCTGGCGATGATATTATTTTTAGCCAAATGGCTCTCTGAGAAGCAGCAAACGATTACGCAGTTCACAAAAGGGCTTATGCCGCCGCTAGGGCTTGTTGGACTAGCCTTCGGACTCATTATGCTGCAGCCTGATCTAGGTACAGGAGCGGTGATGGTTGGCGCCTCTTTAATTTTAATTTTTACTGCTGGCGCTAGATTATCTCATTTAGGCGGCTTGGCGCTTATCGGTGTCGCAGGTTTTGTTGGCCTTATCATCGCTGCGCCATACCGATTAAAGCGAATAACGAATTTTCTTGATCCATGGGCAGACCCGCTCGGAGGCGGCTATCAAATTATTCAATCCTTATATGCGATCGGACCAGGTGGACTCGTTGGGCTCGGTCTAGGTATGAGCCGACAGAAGTTCAGTTATTTGCCTGAGCCGCAAACCGATTTTATATTCTCGATTTTAGCGGAAGAGCTTGGCTTCATCGGCGGAGTTACTCTTATACTATTATTTCTAGTTGTCATCTGGCGGGGGATACGCGCTGCTATTGCAGCTACGGATACATTCGGGAGCTTGCTGGCAGTCGGAATCACAGGCATTATCGGTGTACAAGTATTGATTAATATTGGTGTCGTCATTGGCATGATGCCCGTTACGGGAATTACGCTGCCGCTTGTTAGCTATGGGGGTTCATCCCTAACGCTTCTCTTAACTGCACTAGGGATTTTGTTGAACATATCTCGTTATTCGAGGTGA
- the murD gene encoding UDP-N-acetylmuramoyl-L-alanine--D-glutamate ligase, with translation MNHPASYEGRRVVVLGLARSGVSVAKVFHQLGAEVVVNDMKERELCPEADELTALGISVLCGYHPDDLITEETALLIKNPGIPYTSTPVQRAEELGVEVITEVEAAYWLSPAPIIGITGSNGKTTTTTWIGEILSAAGLNPIVAGNIGRPLCEAALEATPDQWIVAELSSFQLKGTSEFRPHIALLLNIAETHLDYHGDMDDYVNSKAKLFDNQTEDDVAVVNWDDPECRALSEFLIAQLLPFSIYERLDAGIYIDPPYERDNGDAQNDEAAVDRQIVFRQSEDSEINILPVSELGIPGRHNAANALAAIAACLAAGVAPERLVEPLQLFRGVEHRLEFVREVNGVKYYNDSKATNPVATMMSVRSLSAPIVLVAGGLDRGSDYMELVPLFRDRLKGLVALGETREKLSRVAELAGLAKVEIVEPSEDAESVLQQAVKQAAAIAEPGDIVLLSPACASWDMFTSYEQRGRIFKDSAHTL, from the coding sequence ATGAATCATCCGGCATCTTATGAAGGCCGCCGAGTTGTCGTCTTAGGCTTGGCTAGAAGCGGGGTAAGCGTCGCAAAAGTATTTCATCAATTAGGCGCAGAAGTTGTAGTGAACGACATGAAGGAACGTGAATTATGCCCCGAAGCGGACGAATTGACTGCTTTGGGCATTTCTGTGCTATGCGGTTATCATCCAGATGACCTAATTACAGAAGAAACAGCGCTCCTTATCAAAAACCCTGGTATCCCATATACGTCTACTCCAGTCCAGAGGGCGGAGGAGCTTGGCGTTGAGGTCATTACGGAGGTTGAAGCTGCATATTGGCTTTCTCCTGCACCGATAATAGGCATTACTGGCTCAAACGGCAAAACAACAACGACGACTTGGATCGGCGAAATATTAAGCGCAGCTGGCTTGAATCCCATCGTGGCAGGCAATATCGGTCGTCCTCTATGCGAAGCAGCCTTGGAAGCGACACCCGATCAATGGATCGTTGCTGAGCTAAGCAGCTTTCAATTGAAAGGAACAAGCGAGTTCCGTCCGCATATTGCGCTATTGCTTAACATTGCAGAGACGCATTTGGATTATCACGGCGATATGGATGACTACGTCAATTCAAAAGCAAAACTTTTTGATAACCAAACGGAAGATGATGTTGCTGTCGTCAACTGGGATGACCCGGAATGCCGCGCGCTTTCGGAGTTTCTTATCGCACAGCTGCTGCCTTTCTCTATATATGAGCGACTGGACGCGGGCATTTACATTGATCCGCCATATGAGCGGGACAACGGTGACGCACAAAATGATGAAGCCGCTGTGGATAGACAAATTGTATTCCGCCAGTCTGAGGACTCGGAAATTAACATTTTACCAGTTTCAGAGCTAGGCATACCAGGCCGCCACAACGCCGCTAACGCGCTTGCTGCCATTGCGGCGTGTTTGGCTGCTGGAGTTGCACCAGAGCGTCTTGTAGAACCGCTGCAGTTGTTTAGAGGCGTGGAGCACCGCCTGGAGTTCGTCCGTGAAGTGAATGGTGTCAAATATTATAATGATTCGAAAGCGACAAACCCGGTTGCAACGATGATGTCCGTTCGCTCGTTATCGGCACCGATCGTTCTAGTGGCTGGAGGACTTGACCGCGGCTCTGACTATATGGAGCTTGTTCCTTTATTCCGCGATCGCTTAAAGGGGCTTGTTGCTTTAGGAGAAACGAGAGAAAAGCTCTCCCGTGTAGCAGAGCTGGCAGGTTTAGCTAAGGTGGAAATCGTCGAACCTAGTGAGGACGCCGAGTCCGTCCTTCAGCAAGCGGTGAAACAAGCAGCAGCGATCGCAGAGCCAGGTGATATTGTTTTATTGTCGCCTGCATGCGCAAGCTGGGATATGTTTACATCGTATGAGCAAAGAGGGCGCATTTTTAAAGATTCGGCGCATACCTTGTAA
- the mraY gene encoding phospho-N-acetylmuramoyl-pentapeptide-transferase: MDMMVILFSIGASFLLAVLLGPLFIPVLRRLKFGQQIRMEGPQSHLKKSGTPTMGGIIIMVALMIAFLKFSDKTAEFWVLLTASLGFGLVGFLDDYIKIVFKRSLGLTARQKLFGQLLFSIIVCAMLYNMGHSTEISVPGTGWGIDLGWFYYPLVVIILFAASNSVNFTDGLDGLLAGTSAIAFGAFTVVALQTSAHESAVFSAAMVGAVLGFLVFNAHPAKVFMGDMGSLGIGGGIAAVAILTKTELLLIVIGGVFVLEMLSVILQVGSFKLRGKRIFKMSPIHHHFELVGWSEWKVVTVFWFVGIVFAAIGLLFVIL, from the coding sequence ATGGATATGATGGTCATTTTATTTTCGATTGGCGCTTCATTCCTGCTAGCGGTTCTACTCGGACCATTGTTCATTCCAGTGCTCCGCCGCTTAAAGTTTGGGCAGCAGATTCGTATGGAAGGTCCGCAAAGCCATTTGAAAAAAAGCGGTACGCCAACGATGGGCGGCATTATCATTATGGTTGCTCTAATGATCGCGTTCCTGAAGTTTTCTGATAAAACGGCTGAATTTTGGGTGCTGCTGACCGCATCGCTTGGATTTGGTCTTGTCGGCTTTTTGGATGATTACATCAAAATTGTATTTAAACGTTCTTTGGGACTAACCGCAAGACAAAAGCTTTTTGGTCAACTTCTTTTTTCTATAATCGTGTGTGCAATGCTCTATAATATGGGGCACAGCACCGAAATATCCGTGCCTGGTACAGGCTGGGGAATTGATTTAGGATGGTTTTATTATCCGCTTGTCGTCATCATTCTTTTTGCAGCAAGCAATTCAGTTAATTTCACCGATGGTCTTGACGGCCTGCTGGCTGGGACGAGTGCCATCGCATTTGGTGCCTTTACTGTAGTTGCTCTACAAACGTCAGCTCATGAATCAGCAGTATTCTCGGCAGCCATGGTAGGCGCTGTTTTAGGTTTTCTAGTATTCAACGCACATCCAGCAAAAGTGTTTATGGGAGATATGGGCTCGCTAGGCATAGGAGGCGGTATTGCAGCAGTCGCTATTTTGACCAAAACGGAGCTGCTCCTTATCGTAATCGGCGGTGTTTTTGTACTTGAGATGCTTTCTGTTATATTACAGGTAGGCTCCTTCAAGCTTAGAGGGAAGCGTATTTTCAAAATGAGTCCCATTCACCATCATTTCGAGCTTGTTGGTTGGTCTGAATGGAAGGTTGTTACTGTGTTTTGGTTTGTAGGAATCGTGTTTGCAGCAATTGGTTTACTATTTGTTATACTATAG